One Yoonia sp. BS5-3 genomic window carries:
- a CDS encoding ABC transporter permease produces MTTRQLLGVQARVIAALILRETRAAFGTSQIGYLWAIITPAASVGLLVFIFSLIDRQPPFGASLALFFATGILTLEFFNKLSNTLMTAFDANKALLTYPLIKETDALFARLILISVTYTLIMLLFYGSLCVLGLADVPAYPERLLMAFASTAFLGFGFGTLNAVIMSLFHSWSHIEKVLTRPLFLLSGIFYIPSLLPPEAIAILRWNPVLHLIEWVRSGYYINYESTVLDQTYPIGLAVLMTLLGLSGERLFRKKRV; encoded by the coding sequence ATGACAACCCGCCAATTGCTCGGGGTGCAAGCAAGGGTCATCGCTGCACTGATATTGCGGGAAACGCGCGCTGCTTTTGGGACGTCCCAGATCGGATATCTCTGGGCGATCATCACGCCTGCCGCAAGCGTCGGCCTGTTGGTATTCATCTTTTCGCTCATCGACCGGCAACCACCTTTCGGTGCAAGCCTCGCGCTTTTCTTTGCCACTGGCATCCTGACACTCGAGTTTTTTAACAAACTGTCAAACACGCTCATGACAGCATTTGATGCCAACAAAGCACTCCTGACCTATCCATTGATCAAAGAAACCGACGCATTATTCGCTCGTTTGATCCTGATCTCTGTGACCTACACATTGATTATGCTGCTCTTTTACGGATCGCTCTGCGTTCTGGGGCTGGCTGACGTTCCCGCCTATCCAGAACGATTGCTTATGGCGTTTGCCAGCACCGCGTTTCTGGGGTTTGGTTTTGGCACCCTAAATGCTGTGATCATGTCGCTGTTTCATTCATGGTCGCATATCGAAAAAGTGCTTACGAGACCGCTTTTTCTGTTGTCGGGGATTTTCTATATCCCAAGCCTATTGCCACCTGAGGCCATAGCGATCCTACGCTGGAATCCGGTGTTACACCTGATCGAATGGGTGCGCAGTGGCTATTATATCAATTACGAAAGCACAGTACTGGACCAGACCTATCCCATTGGGCTAGCGGTCTTGATGACGCTTTTGGGCCTGTCCGGCGAAAGGCTGTTTCGCAAGAAGCGGGTTTAG
- the modC gene encoding molybdenum ABC transporter ATP-binding protein, translating into MLELHIQKSLGDFALDIQAEAPAGVTVIFGPSGSGKTSVVNAVAGLMRPDQGRIAIGDRVLFDRAQRVNLPVNQRRVGYVFQDARLFPHLSVRRNLHYGGDHDATRVISVLGLEPLLDRRPAGLSGGERQRVALGRALMCDPQVLLMDEPLAALDAGRKAEILPYIERLRDEVKIPILYVTHDVSEVARLANTLLVMKQGRVVTQGPVGDVLSHPGTVPLVGVRAAGAVIVTKVAGRLLDDGLTELAFSGGRLLMPGNLGVLGQKVRLRIPAQDVILAREAPRDVSALNVLPVTISGIEQGRGPGVAVGLLAGQDRLLARITQRSLHRMNLDVGQQIYAIIKATAVGPEDVGH; encoded by the coding sequence ATGCTTGAGCTGCATATCCAAAAGAGCCTGGGTGATTTTGCCCTCGACATCCAAGCGGAGGCCCCCGCCGGGGTCACCGTCATTTTCGGACCTTCAGGGTCTGGCAAGACGTCCGTGGTCAACGCAGTTGCCGGTTTGATGAGGCCTGATCAGGGGCGGATCGCCATCGGGGATCGTGTTCTTTTCGACCGGGCGCAGCGGGTCAATCTGCCGGTCAATCAGCGCCGTGTTGGCTATGTGTTTCAGGATGCGCGCTTGTTTCCGCATCTCAGCGTCAGGCGAAACCTGCATTATGGCGGGGATCATGATGCAACGCGCGTGATCTCGGTTTTGGGGCTTGAGCCGCTGTTGGACCGGCGCCCGGCCGGATTGTCGGGGGGCGAGCGTCAGCGGGTTGCTTTGGGCCGCGCCTTGATGTGTGATCCGCAAGTATTGCTGATGGATGAACCATTGGCTGCCCTAGATGCTGGCCGCAAGGCAGAGATCCTTCCCTATATCGAACGGTTGCGGGATGAGGTGAAAATCCCGATCCTCTATGTTACACATGATGTGTCTGAGGTCGCCCGTTTGGCCAACACGCTTCTGGTCATGAAACAAGGACGGGTCGTGACCCAAGGACCTGTTGGCGATGTGTTGTCGCATCCGGGTACGGTGCCATTGGTCGGCGTGCGTGCGGCTGGGGCGGTGATTGTAACCAAAGTTGCCGGGCGTCTTTTGGATGATGGCCTGACCGAGCTGGCCTTTTCTGGCGGACGTCTTCTGATGCCGGGAAATTTGGGGGTGCTGGGGCAAAAGGTACGGCTTCGGATACCGGCACAGGACGTGATCCTGGCACGCGAGGCCCCGCGCGATGTCAGCGCCTTAAACGTATTGCCGGTCACAATTTCGGGGATCGAACAGGGGCGCGGCCCGGGTGTGGCGGTTGGGCTACTGGCCGGTCAGGATCGGCTGCTGGCGCGGATCACACAGCGCAGTTTGCACCGGATGAATCTGGATGTAGGCCAGCAAATCTATGCGATCATCAAAGCAACGGCCGTCGGTCCCGAGGATGTGGGCCACTAA
- a CDS encoding 3-deoxy-D-manno-octulosonic acid transferase, with the protein MRTYLAASHILPAVAPYILKKRLAAGKEHQTRWVEKLGRNLAPRPDGPLIWLNAVGLGEVLSLRGLIARLHHARPDARFLVTSTTATSAQVFSKNLPSATFHQFLPVDAPGPRKRFLDHFRPDLCIWAEQDLWPGFVSDLAKRHIPQAIVAARMNEKSFRAHCKAKGLYRDLYQAMDLVTAQDEQTAQHLTALGAKVEVTGSLKPAAPALGCDLDEFEALSSALHGRFVWIAAPSHKADEDVALQAHRQLCKDNPNALLIIAPRFPNRTDIGLHNVPKRSARQVPQIDDPVWLCDSFGDLGLLYRLAGAALIGGTFDATEGHNPWEAAALETAILHGPRTANFANDFQTLNETGGAITVTDADMLCQRLHSDDLPTIAQNAQIAVTQAGAQTDKLVQRLVQLVGD; encoded by the coding sequence TTGAGAACCTATTTGGCGGCCAGCCACATATTGCCCGCAGTCGCGCCTTACATTTTGAAAAAACGTCTGGCCGCAGGCAAGGAACATCAGACGCGCTGGGTTGAAAAGCTGGGTCGTAACCTGGCGCCTCGGCCTGATGGCCCGCTGATTTGGTTGAATGCCGTGGGATTGGGCGAGGTATTGTCGCTGCGCGGTCTGATCGCACGGCTGCATCACGCGCGGCCTGACGCCAGGTTTTTGGTGACATCAACCACCGCAACCTCCGCGCAGGTTTTTTCAAAAAACCTGCCATCCGCCACGTTTCATCAGTTTCTACCCGTTGACGCCCCCGGCCCGCGCAAGCGCTTTTTGGACCATTTCCGGCCAGATCTGTGTATCTGGGCCGAACAGGATCTGTGGCCCGGTTTTGTCAGCGATTTGGCCAAACGGCACATCCCGCAGGCCATTGTCGCGGCCCGAATGAACGAAAAGTCTTTTCGCGCGCATTGTAAGGCAAAGGGTCTCTACCGTGATCTGTATCAAGCGATGGATCTTGTGACTGCGCAGGATGAACAGACCGCGCAACATCTGACCGCGCTTGGTGCAAAAGTGGAAGTCACAGGTTCGCTGAAACCTGCGGCTCCTGCCCTTGGATGCGATTTGGATGAATTTGAGGCGCTCTCGAGCGCCTTGCACGGGCGCTTCGTATGGATCGCCGCACCCTCGCATAAAGCCGATGAAGACGTCGCACTGCAAGCACACCGGCAGCTGTGTAAAGACAACCCCAATGCGCTGCTGATTATCGCCCCACGTTTCCCGAACCGGACCGATATTGGGCTGCACAATGTCCCCAAACGCTCTGCCAGGCAGGTTCCGCAAATCGATGATCCCGTCTGGCTGTGCGACAGCTTTGGCGATTTAGGCCTGCTATACCGCTTGGCTGGGGCGGCGTTGATCGGCGGCACATTTGATGCCACAGAAGGGCATAACCCATGGGAGGCCGCAGCATTGGAAACCGCAATCCTACACGGCCCAAGGACGGCGAATTTCGCCAACGACTTTCAGACACTAAATGAGACCGGCGGCGCAATTACGGTGACTGATGCAGATATGCTGTGCCAAAGGTTGCACAGCGATGACCTGCCGACAATTGCGCAAAATGCGCAGATTGCCGTGACCCAAGCGGGCGCGCAAACAGACAAGCTGGTCCAAAGATTGGTCCAATTGGTGGGTGACTAA
- a CDS encoding glycosyltransferase N-terminal domain-containing protein: protein MQAAFPTFKLRLALWAYALMWWLLLPVVIIYLWRRGRKDPLYSQHIAERFGRHKAHLEKPVWVHAVSLGEMRSATPLIRALLDQGETVLTTHFTPAGRREATREFASEIAAGRVQTVWVPFEFGFAYRRFLQHFTPKFGLVMEIEIWPRMITACHRNRTPLFMCNAQYPKKSFEKDGSGHGIRAQLLRGFAGGFVKSAGQAERFAAARMPNIHITGELRFDQPIPQAHLNAAKTARAALSRDRPTITLTSVVEGEDALYLDMIKQTEGVFFVYVPRAPERFDEVAQMLADTGISYARRSDILDDNLALKEQAADIDVLLGDSFGEMYFYLGLCNRAIVGGGFVEKGAHNIIEPLALKKPVIVGPHIWTIEYPATEAIAAGVCTIVPDATALLNAVLAPPDAGDTQITEFYNAHAGGVTRTLAAIPKALKVESTSI from the coding sequence ATGCAGGCGGCTTTTCCAACTTTCAAGCTGCGCCTCGCGCTTTGGGCTTACGCCTTGATGTGGTGGCTGCTGCTGCCCGTTGTCATCATTTATTTGTGGCGGCGGGGCCGCAAAGACCCGCTTTACAGCCAACATATCGCCGAGCGTTTTGGCAGGCATAAGGCCCACTTGGAAAAACCGGTCTGGGTTCACGCCGTATCTTTAGGTGAGATGCGCAGCGCGACCCCGTTGATACGGGCCTTGCTCGACCAAGGTGAAACGGTGCTGACAACCCATTTCACACCGGCCGGACGGCGCGAGGCAACCCGCGAATTTGCATCTGAAATCGCGGCGGGCCGCGTTCAGACCGTTTGGGTGCCTTTCGAATTTGGCTTTGCCTATCGCCGCTTTCTGCAGCATTTCACACCCAAATTTGGGCTGGTCATGGAGATCGAGATTTGGCCGCGCATGATCACGGCCTGCCACCGCAATCGTACCCCGCTTTTCATGTGTAACGCCCAATATCCGAAGAAAAGTTTTGAAAAAGACGGCTCTGGGCATGGGATTCGGGCGCAGCTATTGCGCGGGTTTGCCGGCGGTTTTGTCAAATCCGCAGGTCAGGCCGAACGCTTTGCAGCGGCACGGATGCCCAATATTCATATCACAGGCGAATTGCGCTTTGATCAACCGATCCCGCAGGCCCATCTTAATGCCGCAAAGACCGCCCGTGCAGCCCTGTCCAGGGATCGCCCCACAATCACGCTGACAAGCGTGGTCGAGGGCGAAGATGCGCTTTATTTGGACATGATCAAACAAACAGAGGGCGTTTTTTTCGTCTATGTGCCGCGCGCACCCGAACGGTTTGATGAGGTGGCCCAAATGCTGGCTGATACCGGGATCAGCTATGCGCGCCGGTCCGATATTCTAGACGATAACCTGGCGTTGAAAGAACAGGCCGCAGATATTGATGTCCTTCTTGGGGACAGCTTTGGCGAGATGTATTTTTATCTTGGCCTTTGCAACCGCGCTATCGTTGGCGGCGGTTTTGTTGAAAAAGGCGCCCATAACATCATCGAACCATTGGCGTTGAAGAAACCTGTCATCGTGGGCCCGCATATCTGGACAATCGAATACCCTGCGACCGAAGCCATCGCAGCCGGGGTCTGCACGATTGTCCCTGATGCAACGGCCTTACTCAATGCCGTGTTGGCACCACCCGATGCCGGTGACACGCAGATCACCGAATTTTATAACGCCCATGCAGGCGGTGTGACCCGTACGCTGGCCGCCATCCCCAAAGCGTTGAAGGTCGAAAGCACGTCAATTTAG
- the neuC gene encoding UDP-N-acetylglucosamine 2-epimerase: protein MPRSILFVTGTRADFGKLEPLAIATRDAGFDVSFFVTGMHMLARYGLTKLEVHRTEGVSVHEFLNQRAGDPQDMVLAKTVTGFSDFLKEHQPDLVVIHGDRVEALACALVCATNYVRCAHIEGGEVSGTIDEIYRHCNTKLASHHFVSSDDAARRVMALGEAQGDIHPIGSPELDFHAGPSGVSLADVKSRYDLPFDDYGICVFHPVTSEAASMGAQAEALFASLAASDRSFVVIAPNNDPGSAGIFAAIDALPNARFRVLPSMRFAHFSELMKNAALMVGNSSAGVREAPFIGLPSLDIGSRQTNRAKSPSVFFADAQEADKIADFLRAQWGKSYPRHDAFGGGSAAERFVSILQTDAFWEKSLQKTFHDLAD from the coding sequence ATGCCCCGATCCATCCTTTTTGTTACAGGCACCCGCGCCGATTTTGGCAAGCTAGAGCCCTTGGCCATCGCGACCCGCGATGCAGGCTTTGACGTGTCATTTTTCGTCACCGGCATGCATATGCTTGCACGCTACGGGCTGACCAAGCTTGAGGTACACCGAACCGAAGGTGTGTCGGTCCATGAGTTTCTCAATCAACGCGCGGGTGATCCTCAGGATATGGTGCTGGCCAAAACAGTCACAGGTTTTTCCGATTTCCTCAAAGAACATCAGCCCGATTTGGTGGTCATCCACGGCGACCGGGTCGAAGCGCTGGCCTGCGCCCTTGTCTGCGCCACGAATTACGTGCGCTGTGCCCATATCGAGGGCGGCGAAGTGTCAGGAACCATCGACGAGATCTACCGCCACTGTAACACCAAACTGGCCAGTCATCATTTCGTATCGTCTGATGATGCCGCGCGCCGGGTCATGGCGTTGGGTGAAGCCCAAGGCGACATCCACCCCATCGGATCGCCCGAGCTTGATTTTCACGCCGGCCCATCTGGCGTCAGCCTTGCAGATGTGAAATCGCGCTATGATCTGCCATTTGATGACTATGGTATCTGCGTCTTCCATCCGGTCACATCTGAAGCGGCCAGTATGGGCGCACAGGCCGAGGCCTTGTTTGCAAGCCTCGCCGCCTCAGATCGCAGTTTCGTTGTGATCGCCCCGAATAACGACCCCGGCTCAGCTGGTATTTTCGCGGCCATTGACGCCCTGCCCAATGCCCGCTTCCGGGTGCTTCCTTCGATGCGTTTTGCGCATTTTTCAGAGCTCATGAAAAACGCCGCCCTCATGGTGGGCAATTCATCTGCGGGTGTACGCGAGGCCCCGTTTATTGGCCTGCCATCGCTTGATATCGGCAGCAGGCAGACGAACCGTGCGAAATCCCCATCTGTCTTTTTTGCTGATGCGCAAGAGGCAGACAAGATCGCGGATTTCCTGCGCGCGCAATGGGGGAAGTCGTACCCCCGCCATGACGCCTTTGGCGGCGGCAGCGCAGCTGAGCGTTTTGTCAGCATTCTACAAACCGATGCGTTTTGGGAAAAATCCCTGCAAAAGACGTTTCACGACCTTGCCGACTGA
- a CDS encoding NUDIX hydrolase: protein MAKKAARQLPLKLRGGRKTDVRAQFAALCWRIKNDKVEICLITSRTRKRWIIPKGWPMHKQTPAAAAATEAFEEAGLSGETTDICLGVFSYSRSHKLDNAPIITMVYPLHVRHTHSDWPEKHQRRRKWFSQKKAAKKLSEPELKHIVATFNPQHMLKLAHPAKKST from the coding sequence ATGGCAAAAAAAGCGGCGCGGCAACTTCCTCTTAAATTGCGCGGCGGGCGCAAAACGGATGTGCGCGCGCAATTCGCGGCACTTTGCTGGCGGATCAAGAATGACAAGGTCGAAATCTGCCTGATCACCAGCCGGACACGCAAACGCTGGATTATTCCCAAAGGCTGGCCAATGCACAAGCAAACACCGGCGGCAGCAGCGGCAACCGAAGCCTTTGAAGAGGCCGGGCTCAGCGGTGAAACAACCGATATCTGCTTGGGCGTATTCAGCTACAGCAGGTCACATAAACTGGACAACGCGCCAATCATCACCATGGTCTATCCCCTTCACGTGCGTCATACCCATAGCGACTGGCCGGAAAAACATCAGCGGCGGCGCAAGTGGTTCAGTCAGAAAAAGGCTGCCAAAAAACTATCTGAACCAGAACTTAAGCACATCGTGGCAACCTTTAATCCGCAGCATATGCTTAAACTTGCACACCCCGCAAAAAAGTCTACCTAG
- the modB gene encoding molybdate ABC transporter permease subunit, with the protein MTDWLGPQEWAAIRLSLRVAVVATICALPLAIWVAHLLARKRFPGRQLLNGIVHLPLVLPPVVTGYLLLVVFGQQGPIGALLSEHFGITVAFRWTGAALAAAIMAFPLMVRSIRIGIEAVDPGLEAAAATLGASRARIFMTVTLPLVFPAVLAAAVLGFAKALGEFGATITFVAAIPGQTQTIPSAIYGLLQVPGSEPAVLGLVTVSVILAMGALLLSEWLARHMARKVGA; encoded by the coding sequence ATGACCGATTGGCTGGGTCCGCAGGAATGGGCGGCGATCCGGCTGTCGCTGCGTGTCGCTGTGGTGGCCACGATCTGCGCCTTGCCGTTGGCGATCTGGGTTGCGCATCTGCTGGCGCGCAAGCGGTTTCCCGGGCGGCAGTTGTTGAACGGAATTGTCCACCTTCCGCTGGTTTTGCCGCCTGTCGTGACGGGTTATCTGCTGCTTGTTGTCTTTGGCCAGCAAGGGCCGATTGGCGCGCTGCTATCTGAGCATTTCGGGATCACTGTTGCATTCCGCTGGACGGGTGCTGCGCTGGCCGCAGCGATCATGGCGTTTCCCCTGATGGTCCGATCAATCAGGATCGGGATCGAGGCGGTCGACCCCGGGCTTGAAGCGGCGGCCGCAACGTTGGGTGCCTCGCGCGCACGCATTTTCATGACCGTGACATTGCCTTTGGTCTTCCCGGCGGTTCTGGCCGCCGCTGTGTTGGGTTTCGCCAAGGCGCTGGGCGAATTTGGCGCGACGATCACCTTTGTTGCGGCGATCCCCGGGCAGACCCAAACTATTCCTTCGGCGATTTACGGGCTGTTACAAGTGCCGGGCAGTGAGCCTGCGGTCTTGGGGCTTGTCACCGTATCAGTCATTTTGGCGATGGGTGCGCTTTTGCTATCTGAATGGCTGGCCCGCCATATGGCGCGCAAGGTCGGCGCCTGA
- a CDS encoding ABC transporter ATP-binding protein, translating to MIELQHVSKSYQLKGVRKAIVDDLSFTFPTARNVAIMGQNGAGKSTLMRMIAGVEQPDSGRIYRSTMVSWPLGFSGGFNGSMTGLENTRFVARIYNQDTEAVIDYVKWFSELGPSLNLPIKTYSSGMRARLAFGLSMAIDFQVYLIDEITAVGDERFKIKSQEVFSEKLLSSQIIMISHSEHAIKSYCDCGLLLGSDGVYYYDDLDALITDYKALA from the coding sequence ATGATTGAGCTTCAACATGTTTCCAAATCCTACCAGCTCAAGGGCGTGCGTAAGGCGATTGTTGACGACCTGAGCTTTACCTTCCCGACAGCGCGCAACGTTGCAATCATGGGGCAGAACGGGGCCGGAAAGTCGACCCTGATGCGCATGATCGCCGGGGTCGAACAACCCGATAGCGGGCGCATTTATCGTTCAACCATGGTGTCCTGGCCACTTGGTTTTTCAGGTGGCTTTAACGGCTCAATGACCGGTTTGGAAAATACCCGTTTTGTTGCACGGATCTATAATCAAGACACTGAAGCAGTCATCGACTATGTAAAGTGGTTTTCCGAACTGGGCCCATCCCTGAACCTACCGATCAAGACCTATTCCAGCGGCATGCGCGCCCGGCTCGCCTTTGGTCTGAGCATGGCAATTGATTTCCAAGTCTATCTGATCGACGAAATCACGGCCGTCGGCGATGAGCGTTTCAAAATCAAAAGCCAAGAGGTTTTTTCAGAAAAACTGCTGAGTAGCCAGATCATCATGATCTCGCATTCTGAACATGCCATTAAGTCCTATTGCGATTGCGGTCTGCTGCTTGGCTCGGATGGGGTCTACTACTACGATGACCTTGACGCATTGATTACCGACTACAAGGCGCTGGCCTGA
- a CDS encoding acetoin utilization protein AcuC: MADVMHGPQDRATPDPRFIGSEIYRSSSYGDWHPLRVPRVSTVMDLCRALGWLPRDQFINSPRAKPAALTGFHTPAYIAALQAAEAAQQVSDAVRLRHALGTPSNPVFTEMYRRPATSAGASLLAGELLAKGGVIYSPAGGTHHGMPDRANGFCYLNDPVLAIQSLRRNGAARIAYVDIDAHHADGVQYAFEDDPQVLLISIHEQNRWPRTGALSERGVGQVFNLPVPAGMHDDDMALIRDALILPRVADFRPDAIVLQCGADAVTEDPQSRLTLSNNAHWAIVAALRGMAPRYLVLGGGGYNPWSVGRLWTGVWAALNDCDIPDDLPGNAQDVLRALTWKGPRRDVQPQPHWITTLRDTPRPGPIHSDIRASLHVLAANSARWV; this comes from the coding sequence ATGGCAGACGTTATGCATGGGCCGCAGGATCGGGCAACCCCCGATCCCAGATTTATCGGCTCTGAGATTTATCGCAGCTCAAGTTATGGGGATTGGCACCCTTTGCGGGTCCCGCGTGTGTCGACGGTGATGGATCTTTGCCGCGCTTTGGGGTGGTTGCCACGGGACCAATTTATCAACAGTCCACGCGCAAAACCGGCGGCTTTGACCGGGTTTCATACCCCGGCTTATATCGCGGCGCTTCAGGCGGCGGAAGCCGCACAGCAAGTCTCTGACGCGGTGCGTTTGCGCCACGCATTGGGTACGCCGTCCAACCCCGTCTTCACCGAAATGTATCGCCGTCCGGCCACCTCGGCTGGCGCTTCGTTGCTGGCGGGCGAGTTATTGGCCAAGGGCGGTGTGATCTATTCCCCAGCGGGTGGCACCCATCACGGTATGCCAGACCGGGCGAATGGGTTTTGCTATCTCAATGACCCGGTCTTGGCGATCCAATCGCTTCGCCGGAATGGGGCGGCGCGCATCGCGTATGTTGATATCGATGCCCATCATGCGGACGGTGTGCAATATGCGTTTGAGGATGATCCGCAGGTGCTGCTGATTTCCATCCACGAGCAAAATCGCTGGCCCCGCACGGGTGCATTGTCCGAACGAGGGGTCGGGCAAGTGTTTAATCTGCCCGTCCCGGCGGGCATGCATGATGATGACATGGCGCTGATCCGCGATGCTTTGATCCTGCCCCGTGTCGCAGATTTTCGCCCCGATGCCATTGTCCTGCAATGCGGTGCGGATGCTGTGACAGAAGACCCGCAATCCCGGCTGACCCTGTCCAACAATGCGCATTGGGCGATTGTTGCAGCGCTGCGCGGCATGGCGCCGCGCTATCTGGTGCTGGGTGGCGGCGGGTATAATCCGTGGTCCGTTGGCCGCTTATGGACAGGCGTCTGGGCCGCGCTGAACGATTGCGACATCCCAGATGATTTGCCTGGCAATGCCCAAGATGTGTTGCGCGCCCTGACCTGGAAGGGACCCCGACGCGACGTGCAGCCGCAGCCGCATTGGATCACCACCTTGCGAGACACACCGCGCCCCGGGCCGATCCATTCGGACATCCGCGCCAGCCTGCATGTCTTGGCGGCAAATAGCGCGCGTTGGGTCTAA
- the modA gene encoding molybdate ABC transporter substrate-binding protein: MICRVLAVISFLCAAPVARAEVIVFAAASLKESIDALAAQFDGVVVSYGSSATLARQVSLGAPADVILLANTEWMDALIQGDQIVPASVVDFASNRLVLVGSIGADEVMLTPDALLAALGQGRLAVGITAAVPAGIYAKASLQSLGLWDSVSSHLAEMDNVRSALALVVRGQAPLGIVYQTDVQASDAVRALAVFPQDSHPPIRYQAALVRGHSAAAAPFLMALMGSNGQTLLAEAGFLPAQVGLE, from the coding sequence ATGATATGCCGTGTCCTTGCCGTGATCAGTTTCCTGTGTGCCGCCCCTGTCGCCAGGGCCGAAGTGATCGTCTTTGCCGCGGCCAGTCTTAAAGAGTCCATTGATGCGCTGGCCGCCCAATTTGACGGTGTTGTGGTGTCGTATGGCAGCAGTGCGACACTGGCCCGTCAGGTCAGTTTGGGCGCACCTGCTGATGTGATCCTGCTGGCCAATACGGAATGGATGGATGCGCTGATCCAGGGGGATCAGATTGTTCCCGCGTCAGTTGTGGATTTTGCGAGCAACCGGCTTGTTCTTGTTGGTTCTATCGGCGCTGATGAAGTGATGCTGACCCCTGATGCGTTGCTGGCGGCGTTGGGGCAAGGGCGTCTTGCGGTTGGTATCACCGCAGCTGTTCCGGCTGGGATTTATGCAAAGGCCAGCTTGCAGTCCTTGGGACTGTGGGACAGCGTGTCATCCCATTTGGCCGAGATGGACAATGTCCGATCTGCGCTGGCCTTGGTAGTACGCGGGCAGGCCCCGCTTGGTATCGTTTATCAGACGGATGTGCAGGCAAGCGATGCGGTGCGGGCCTTGGCGGTGTTTCCCCAGGATAGCCATCCGCCCATTCGATATCAGGCGGCGTTGGTCCGCGGGCATAGCGCTGCGGCTGCGCCTTTTCTAATGGCTCTGATGGGTTCCAACGGGCAGACGCTTTTGGCCGAGGCGGGTTTCCTGCCGGCGCAGGTAGGGCTGGAATGA